A region of Frederiksenia canicola DNA encodes the following proteins:
- a CDS encoding YhdT family protein: MKHSQQIMREVRWSLWLTLFYLAGWVGFAYFSPTGRGLLGFPIWFELACIYLPILFVLLTTIVIKTVYKAIDLEDK; this comes from the coding sequence ATGAAACATTCACAGCAAATAATGCGAGAAGTGCGTTGGTCGTTATGGCTGACGCTGTTTTATCTCGCAGGTTGGGTTGGATTTGCCTACTTTTCGCCAACGGGACGGGGCCTTTTAGGCTTTCCGATTTGGTTTGAGTTGGCGTGCATTTATTTGCCAATTTTATTTGTGTTGCTCACCACAATAGTAATCAAAACGGTATACAAAGCGATCGATTTGGAGGACAAATAA
- a CDS encoding D-hexose-6-phosphate mutarotase — translation MKPIPTLPAGLSLIKHNQLDILYIQHTSFHAKVALQGAQLLSWQPTPCSQDVIWLSDVEPFETGVAIRGGVPICYPWFGGVKQPAHGTARNRLWTLTKVDVLADRVLLELALEDEALMQMELGSECRLTFTHLAAKPAQVALHSYFKVADIAQIELHNLPNESFNSVEQTMQAVTSPRKFANLVDEIYTANGLPTVIIDPIAKRQINVEHQNASEVVVWNPWHKAMSGMNEAGHKTMVCVETARIHRLLNQGETVTAKFSVEAL, via the coding sequence ATGAAACCAATACCAACGCTTCCAGCTGGGCTTTCTCTTATCAAACATAACCAGTTGGATATTTTGTATATTCAGCATACCTCTTTTCACGCAAAGGTCGCCTTGCAAGGGGCGCAACTATTGAGCTGGCAGCCAACCCCGTGTTCACAAGATGTGATTTGGCTGAGTGACGTTGAGCCATTTGAAACAGGTGTGGCAATACGTGGCGGTGTACCGATTTGTTATCCGTGGTTTGGGGGCGTAAAACAGCCTGCCCACGGGACGGCTCGTAATCGTTTATGGACACTCACTAAAGTCGATGTCCTTGCTGATCGTGTGTTGTTAGAACTCGCTTTGGAAGACGAAGCGTTAATGCAAATGGAATTAGGCTCTGAATGTCGTTTAACCTTCACCCATCTTGCCGCAAAGCCTGCTCAAGTCGCGTTGCATAGCTATTTCAAGGTAGCGGATATTGCCCAAATTGAGTTACATAACTTGCCCAATGAGAGTTTCAATTCGGTTGAACAGACCATGCAAGCGGTCACTTCCCCAAGAAAATTTGCAAATTTAGTCGATGAAATTTACACCGCAAATGGTTTGCCAACCGTGATCATCGATCCAATTGCAAAACGTCAAATTAATGTTGAGCATCAAAATGCCAGTGAAGTAGTGGTGTGGAATCCGTGGCACAAAGCGATGTCAGGAATGAACGAAGCAGGGCATAAAACGATGGTTTGCGTTGAAACCGCCCGCATTCATCGCTTGTTAAATCAAGGCGAAACGGTCACGGCAAAATTCAGCGTAGAAGCACTTTAA
- the hemE gene encoding uroporphyrinogen decarboxylase, translating to MTTLKNDRYLKALLREPVDMTPVWMMRQAGRYLPEYKATRAQAGDFMSLCRNADLACEVTLQPLRRYDLDAAILFSDILTIPDAMGLGLSFGAGEGPKFAHPIERKADVDNLPIPDPEGELQYVMNAVRTIRRELKGEVPLIGFSGSPWTLATYMVEGGSSKAFTKIKKMLYTDPKLLHCLLDKLANSVILYLNAQIKAGAQSVMVFDTWGGVLAHRDYKEFSLQYMHKIVDGLLRENDGRRVPVTLFTKGGGLWLEAIADTGCDAVGLDWTVDIADARARVGHKVALQGNMDPSVLYASPERIEQEVQAILAGFGNGSGHVFNLGHGIHQDVPEQSPKVFVDAIHTFSKSYHQ from the coding sequence ATGACCACTCTCAAAAACGATCGCTATTTAAAAGCCCTATTGCGTGAACCTGTTGATATGACGCCAGTATGGATGATGCGTCAAGCGGGGCGTTATCTACCTGAATATAAAGCAACCCGTGCTCAAGCAGGGGATTTTATGTCCCTTTGCCGCAATGCGGATTTAGCTTGTGAAGTCACTTTACAGCCTTTACGTCGTTACGATCTTGATGCCGCAATTTTATTCTCTGACATTTTGACCATTCCCGATGCGATGGGGTTAGGGCTGAGTTTTGGGGCTGGCGAAGGTCCGAAATTTGCTCACCCAATCGAACGCAAAGCGGATGTGGATAATTTGCCTATTCCTGATCCTGAAGGTGAATTGCAATATGTAATGAATGCGGTGCGAACCATTCGCCGTGAATTAAAGGGTGAAGTGCCGTTGATTGGCTTTTCAGGCAGCCCGTGGACGCTTGCCACTTATATGGTTGAAGGCGGTTCAAGCAAGGCTTTCACCAAAATCAAAAAAATGCTCTATACCGATCCAAAACTGCTACATTGCTTGTTAGATAAACTGGCTAACAGCGTGATCTTATATTTGAATGCTCAAATCAAAGCAGGGGCACAGTCGGTGATGGTATTCGACACTTGGGGGGGCGTATTGGCTCATCGTGATTACAAGGAATTTTCGCTGCAATATATGCACAAAATCGTGGACGGTTTACTTCGTGAAAATGACGGTCGCCGTGTGCCAGTTACCCTGTTCACTAAAGGCGGTGGTTTATGGCTAGAGGCGATTGCCGATACTGGCTGCGATGCTGTGGGCTTGGATTGGACGGTGGATATTGCCGATGCCCGTGCAAGAGTTGGGCATAAAGTAGCGTTGCAAGGCAATATGGATCCAAGCGTACTATACGCCTCGCCAGAACGCATTGAACAAGAGGTGCAAGCGATTTTAGCTGGCTTTGGCAATGGCTCAGGGCACGTTTTCAACCTTGGACACGGTATTCACCAAGATGTGCCAGAACAAAGCCCGAAAGTGTTTGTCGATGCGATCCACACATTTTCGAAGTCATATCATCAATAA
- a CDS encoding YjaG family protein, with the protein MRNPIHKRMERFESWQHLVFMACLCERMMPNFQLFCEVSKRADQAKVFQNILNLVWEFLTVKGAKINFENQLEKLEDIIPDVNQYDFYGVFPAQDACEALSELLHAIIAGETLEQAVKISQLSLATVATYLETQLDRELNEQELKNAIEIQEELDVQWQIYRLLNEREERDVELILGLKNEIRESGVSNIGLNFNQ; encoded by the coding sequence ATGCGAAACCCTATCCATAAACGTATGGAACGTTTTGAGAGTTGGCAACATCTTGTTTTTATGGCGTGTTTATGCGAACGAATGATGCCAAATTTCCAACTATTTTGTGAAGTGAGCAAGCGGGCAGATCAGGCAAAAGTTTTTCAAAATATACTAAATCTCGTTTGGGAGTTTCTCACAGTGAAGGGGGCGAAGATCAATTTTGAAAATCAGTTGGAAAAATTAGAAGACATCATCCCTGATGTTAATCAATACGATTTTTACGGAGTTTTCCCCGCTCAAGATGCATGCGAAGCCTTGTCAGAGCTGTTGCATGCGATTATCGCAGGCGAAACACTCGAACAGGCGGTCAAAATTAGCCAACTTTCGCTTGCAACGGTAGCAACTTATTTAGAAACTCAGCTCGATCGTGAATTAAACGAGCAAGAGCTTAAGAATGCTATTGAAATTCAGGAGGAATTAGATGTGCAATGGCAGATCTACAGATTGTTGAATGAGCGTGAAGAACGCGATGTAGAATTGATTTTAGGCCTGAAAAATGAGATTAGAGAGAGTGGAGTCAGCAATATTGGGTTAAATTTTAATCAATAA
- a CDS encoding HU family DNA-binding protein — protein sequence MNKTELIDAIAAAAHLSKKDAKAALEATLEAISGSLKKGDAVQLIGFGTFKVNHRKARTGRNPKTNEAIEIPAANVPAFVAGKALKDLVK from the coding sequence ATGAACAAAACTGAGTTAATTGATGCGATCGCAGCAGCGGCACACTTAAGCAAAAAAGACGCAAAAGCAGCATTAGAAGCGACTTTAGAAGCAATTTCTGGCAGCCTTAAAAAAGGTGATGCCGTACAACTAATCGGTTTCGGTACTTTCAAAGTAAACCACCGCAAAGCTCGTACAGGTCGTAATCCAAAAACTAACGAAGCAATCGAAATCCCAGCAGCTAACGTACCGGCATTCGTTGCAGGTAAAGCATTAAAAGATTTAGTGAAATAA
- the prfA gene encoding peptide chain release factor 1: MKQSIITKLESLSERHEELQALLGDASVISDQDKFRAYSKEYSQLEEVVGAFNRWNKLHRDIEEAQFLLDDPDMKEIAAEEIEQNKAEIEQVEQQLQILLLPKDPNDEYNAFLEIRAGTGGDEAGIFAGDLYRMYSRYCEGKRWRIEELSANESEQGGYKEIIVKISGEGVYGQLKFESGGHRVQRVPKTESQGRIHTSACTVAVMPELPESEMPEINPSDLRIDTYRSSGAGGQHVNTTDSAVRITHIPTGIVVECQDERSQHKNKAKALAVLASRIVQVEKEKQAQEQADTRRNLLGSGDRSDKIRTYNYPQGRVTDHRINLTVYRLDEVMNGKIDELIQPIITEYQADQLAALSDQ; encoded by the coding sequence ATGAAACAGTCGATTATTACTAAATTAGAAAGCCTAAGCGAACGCCACGAAGAACTCCAAGCCTTGTTGGGCGATGCATCTGTCATTAGCGATCAAGATAAATTCCGAGCCTATTCCAAAGAATATTCCCAACTGGAAGAAGTGGTTGGGGCATTTAACCGCTGGAACAAATTACACCGCGATATCGAAGAAGCTCAATTTTTGCTTGATGATCCCGATATGAAAGAGATTGCTGCCGAAGAAATTGAGCAGAACAAAGCTGAAATCGAACAAGTCGAACAGCAATTACAAATCTTATTATTACCAAAAGATCCAAACGATGAATACAACGCTTTCCTTGAAATTCGTGCAGGCACAGGCGGTGATGAGGCGGGCATTTTCGCTGGCGATTTATACCGTATGTATAGCCGTTACTGCGAAGGTAAACGCTGGCGAATTGAAGAGCTTTCCGCTAACGAAAGTGAACAGGGGGGCTACAAAGAGATCATCGTTAAAATCAGCGGTGAAGGTGTTTATGGTCAGCTCAAATTTGAGTCGGGCGGGCACCGTGTTCAACGTGTTCCAAAGACCGAATCTCAAGGGCGTATTCACACTTCCGCTTGCACAGTGGCGGTAATGCCAGAATTGCCAGAATCAGAAATGCCAGAGATCAATCCGTCGGATTTACGCATTGATACTTACCGCTCATCGGGTGCGGGTGGTCAGCACGTGAACACTACGGATTCTGCGGTGCGAATTACCCACATTCCAACAGGCATCGTGGTAGAGTGTCAAGACGAGCGTTCCCAGCACAAAAACAAAGCCAAAGCGTTGGCTGTGTTGGCTTCTCGTATCGTCCAAGTGGAGAAAGAAAAACAAGCCCAAGAGCAAGCAGACACTCGCCGTAATTTGCTCGGTTCGGGCGACCGTTCCGATAAAATCCGCACATACAACTACCCACAAGGGCGTGTAACTGACCACCGTATCAACTTGACGGTTTACCGCCTTGATGAAGTGATGAACGGTAAGATCGACGAATTGATCCAACCTATTATCACTGAATATCAAGCGGATCAACTTGCGGCGTTGTCCGATCAATAG
- the carB gene encoding carbamoyl-phosphate synthase large subunit: MPKRTDIKTILIIGAGPIVIGQACEFDYSGAQACKALREEGYKVVLVNSNPATIMTDPNMADVTYIEPIEWRTVAKIIEKERPDAILPTMGGQTALNCALDLSKNGVLKKYGVELIGATEDAIDKAEDRGRFKEAMTKIGLNTPKSFVCHTFEEALTAQEQVGFPTLIRPSFTMGGSGGGIAYNRDEFMAICERGFEASPTHELLIEQSVLGWKEYEMEVVRDKADNCIIICSIENFDPMGVHTGDSITVAPAQTLTDKEYQIMRNASLAVLREIGVDTGGSNVQFAINPENGEMIVIEMNPRVSRSSALASKATGFPIAKVAAKLAVGYTLNELRNDITGGLIPASFEPTLDYVVTKIPRFAFEKFANADDRLTTQMKSVGEVMAMGRTFQESLQKALRGLETGICGFNLLSEEPEKIRRELANPGPNRILYVADAFGAGFSLEEVHHYSKIDPWFLIQIQDLVQEELALEKKQFSDLDRDELRRLKRKGFSDKRIAQLTNVSEKAVRDYRRSLNVLPVYKRVDTCAAEFASDTAYLYSTYEEECESNPSDHKKVMILGGGPNRIGQGIEFDYCCVHASLALREAGYETIMVNCNPETVSTDFDTSDRLYFEPLTLEDVLEVVRVENPWGMIVHYGGQTPLKLANALHENGVNIIGTSADSIDAAEDRERFQRILNELNLKQPANRTARNAAEAVELANEVGYPLVVRPSYVLGGRAMQIVYNDEELNKYMREAVSVSDDSPILLDHFLNNAIEVDVDCICDGENVVIGGIMQHVEQAGIHSGDSACSLPAYSLSGEILDEIRRQTKEMAFALKVRGLMNVQFAVQNDVIYVLEVNPRASRTVPFVSKATGRPLAKIAARVMAGETLAELNALDEIIPTKFFVKEAVFPFIKFPGVDTILGPEMRSTGEVMGVGETFAEAFFKAQLGAGERIPKIGKVFMSVVDQDKATLLTIAKRFQEQGYGLCATFGTAKFLRDNGVAVQTINKVREGRPHIVDAIKNGEIALIINTVSGEPEVIADSHSIRRTALQQRVPIQTTISGAYALVEGVKHINEFDVYSVQELHQEMQL, translated from the coding sequence ATGCCAAAACGTACAGACATAAAAACCATCCTAATTATTGGTGCAGGTCCGATTGTAATCGGGCAGGCGTGTGAATTTGACTATTCGGGGGCGCAGGCGTGTAAGGCGTTGCGGGAAGAAGGATATAAGGTGGTGTTGGTGAACTCAAACCCAGCGACCATTATGACCGATCCGAATATGGCGGACGTTACCTACATTGAGCCGATTGAGTGGCGAACGGTGGCGAAAATCATCGAAAAAGAGCGTCCTGATGCAATTTTGCCAACAATGGGTGGGCAGACAGCGTTGAACTGTGCCTTAGATTTATCGAAAAACGGTGTGCTGAAAAAATATGGCGTTGAGCTAATCGGGGCGACGGAAGATGCCATTGATAAAGCCGAAGATCGTGGGCGTTTTAAAGAGGCGATGACCAAAATCGGGCTGAATACGCCGAAATCGTTTGTCTGCCACACCTTTGAAGAAGCCTTAACCGCTCAAGAGCAGGTGGGCTTTCCAACCTTAATTCGTCCATCGTTTACCATGGGCGGTTCGGGCGGCGGTATTGCTTACAATCGTGATGAATTTATGGCGATTTGTGAGCGTGGTTTTGAAGCCTCGCCAACCCACGAGCTACTTATCGAACAATCGGTATTGGGCTGGAAAGAGTATGAAATGGAAGTGGTGCGTGATAAAGCGGACAACTGCATTATTATCTGCTCGATTGAGAACTTTGACCCGATGGGCGTGCATACGGGCGATAGTATCACCGTTGCTCCTGCACAAACCTTAACCGACAAAGAGTACCAAATTATGCGTAACGCCAGCCTTGCGGTGTTGCGTGAAATTGGCGTGGATACGGGCGGTTCAAACGTACAATTTGCGATTAACCCTGAAAATGGCGAGATGATCGTGATTGAAATGAACCCTCGTGTAAGCCGTTCTTCTGCCTTAGCGTCAAAAGCGACAGGCTTCCCGATTGCCAAAGTGGCAGCGAAATTAGCGGTGGGCTATACCCTAAATGAACTGCGTAACGACATCACTGGCGGTTTAATTCCAGCCTCATTTGAGCCAACGTTGGATTATGTAGTGACCAAGATCCCACGTTTTGCCTTTGAGAAATTTGCCAATGCGGACGACCGCTTGACCACCCAAATGAAATCAGTGGGCGAAGTGATGGCAATGGGGCGTACTTTCCAAGAGAGCTTGCAAAAAGCGTTGCGTGGCTTAGAAACCGGCATTTGTGGCTTTAATTTACTGTCAGAAGAGCCTGAAAAAATCCGTCGTGAGCTTGCCAACCCCGGCCCGAACCGTATTTTATATGTTGCCGATGCCTTTGGGGCAGGCTTCTCGCTCGAAGAAGTGCATCACTATTCCAAAATTGACCCTTGGTTCTTAATTCAAATTCAAGATTTAGTTCAAGAAGAACTGGCGCTTGAGAAAAAGCAATTTAGCGATCTTGACCGAGACGAGCTTCGCCGTTTAAAACGTAAAGGCTTTTCCGACAAACGTATCGCTCAACTGACCAATGTGAGTGAAAAAGCAGTGCGTGATTATCGTCGTAGCCTAAATGTGTTGCCTGTGTATAAGCGTGTCGATACCTGTGCTGCCGAGTTTGCTTCTGATACCGCTTATCTCTATTCCACCTACGAAGAAGAGTGCGAATCAAATCCATCGGATCACAAAAAAGTGATGATTTTAGGCGGTGGCCCGAACCGTATTGGACAAGGGATTGAGTTCGATTACTGCTGTGTGCACGCTTCCCTTGCCTTGCGTGAAGCGGGATATGAAACCATTATGGTGAACTGTAACCCTGAAACCGTTTCTACGGATTTTGATACGTCCGACCGCCTGTATTTCGAGCCATTAACGCTGGAAGATGTGTTGGAAGTGGTGCGTGTGGAAAATCCTTGGGGCATGATTGTGCATTATGGCGGTCAAACGCCACTCAAATTGGCGAATGCCTTACACGAAAACGGGGTGAACATCATCGGTACATCGGCGGATAGCATTGATGCCGCCGAAGATCGTGAGCGTTTCCAACGTATTCTGAATGAATTAAATCTCAAGCAGCCTGCCAACCGTACCGCGCGTAATGCGGCGGAAGCGGTGGAGTTGGCGAATGAAGTGGGCTATCCGTTAGTGGTTCGTCCTTCTTATGTATTGGGTGGACGTGCGATGCAAATCGTGTATAACGATGAAGAATTGAACAAATATATGCGTGAAGCGGTGTCTGTGTCTGACGATAGCCCAATTCTGCTCGATCACTTCTTAAATAATGCGATTGAAGTCGATGTGGATTGTATCTGCGATGGCGAAAATGTGGTGATCGGCGGCATTATGCAACACGTTGAGCAGGCAGGAATTCACAGTGGCGACTCGGCTTGCTCATTGCCAGCCTACTCGTTAAGCGGTGAGATTTTGGATGAAATTCGCAGACAAACCAAAGAAATGGCGTTTGCGTTAAAAGTGCGTGGCTTGATGAATGTGCAGTTTGCAGTGCAGAACGATGTGATTTATGTGCTAGAAGTGAACCCTCGTGCTAGCCGAACCGTTCCATTTGTGAGTAAAGCCACAGGTCGCCCATTGGCGAAAATTGCAGCTCGTGTGATGGCAGGGGAAACCTTGGCGGAATTGAATGCGTTAGACGAAATCATTCCAACCAAATTCTTTGTGAAAGAAGCGGTGTTCCCATTCATTAAATTCCCAGGAGTTGATACGATTTTAGGCCCTGAAATGCGTTCAACGGGGGAAGTGATGGGCGTGGGCGAAACCTTTGCTGAAGCCTTCTTCAAAGCACAGCTCGGTGCAGGCGAACGAATTCCGAAAATCGGTAAGGTGTTTATGTCGGTTGTTGATCAAGACAAAGCGACCTTGCTTACCATCGCCAAACGTTTCCAAGAGCAAGGCTACGGCTTGTGTGCCACTTTCGGTACCGCCAAATTCTTACGAGACAATGGCGTTGCAGTGCAAACCATCAATAAAGTGCGTGAAGGTCGCCCGCATATTGTCGATGCAATCAAAAACGGTGAAATCGCCCTCATCATCAACACCGTTAGCGGTGAACCCGAAGTAATTGCCGATAGCCACTCAATCCGCCGCACCGCCTTGCAACAGCGAGTGCCAATCCAAACCACCATTTCGGGGGCTTATGCATTAGTGGAAGGAGTTAAACACATCAACGAATTTGATGTTTACTCCGTCCAAGAGTTGCACCAAGAAATGCAGTTGTAA
- a CDS encoding FRG domain-containing protein, whose protein sequence is MPKDRKSYATKPYTNLDGFIKTIIKTVKDIKDDEILLYRGQADYNWDITPSIKRKDFINKENIFIREIISSFPNDFRDDKTTLDYLIRAQHYELPTRLIDLTLNPLVALYFSLSETIELDENNNEKYKEDGAKKFADGAVFVLKVKKEQIKYYDSDTASCIANLAFLSKDEKDTIKNYCQQYVNKENNEKDAFKSELMKTKEFKRLLHFIKLEKNHFDDNINPSDLLSNIIIKGKMNNNRILAQRGAFLLCGLGEPNFDILLKFKISAENKRPLKEELDKVMSINDASMFPEIMQHSKYIKEKI, encoded by the coding sequence ATGCCAAAAGATAGAAAGTCATATGCAACAAAACCATATACTAATTTAGATGGTTTTATAAAAACAATAATTAAGACAGTCAAAGATATAAAAGATGATGAAATCTTACTTTATAGAGGTCAGGCTGATTATAATTGGGATATTACACCATCAATAAAGAGAAAAGACTTCATAAATAAGGAAAATATATTTATTAGAGAAATAATATCATCTTTTCCTAATGACTTTAGAGATGATAAAACAACTTTAGATTATTTGATTAGAGCTCAGCATTATGAGTTGCCCACTAGATTAATAGATTTAACACTAAACCCTTTGGTAGCATTATATTTTTCTTTATCTGAAACAATTGAACTTGATGAGAATAATAACGAAAAGTATAAAGAAGACGGAGCAAAGAAATTTGCTGATGGTGCTGTATTTGTACTAAAAGTAAAAAAAGAACAGATAAAATATTATGATAGCGATACAGCTAGTTGTATCGCTAATTTAGCATTCTTATCTAAGGATGAAAAAGACACTATTAAAAATTACTGCCAACAGTATGTGAATAAAGAAAATAATGAAAAAGATGCATTCAAAAGTGAACTAATGAAAACAAAAGAATTTAAAAGATTACTTCATTTTATAAAATTAGAAAAAAATCATTTTGATGACAATATAAACCCTAGTGATCTATTATCTAATATTATTATCAAAGGAAAAATGAATAATAATAGAATTTTAGCTCAGCGAGGAGCATTCTTACTATGTGGTTTAGGAGAACCTAATTTTGATATTCTTTTGAAATTTAAAATTTCAGCTGAAAATAAGAGACCGTTAAAAGAAGAGTTAGATAAAGTAATGTCTATAAATGATGCATCAATGTTTCCTGAAATTATGCAACATTCTAAATATATCAAAGAAAAGATTTAA